A segment of the Leclercia adecarboxylata genome:
CACGCCACCCTGGGCAAAGCTCGCCTGCATCGACTGGGCGATAGTGATAAACGGTGGTTTGTTCTCCACATCGAGGGTGAAGTGCGCGTCTTTGATACCCGCTTTCGCCAGAATCTCTTTCGCTTTGGCCGGATCAAATTTGAACGGGTTATTCTCCAGAGCGCCTGGCAGGCCTACCGGCAGGAAGCTCTGGTGGACAAAGTACTGGCCTTTCAGCAGATCTTTGGTGATGCCTTCATAATCCACCAGCCAGCGTGACGCTTCCCAGAAGGCCGGGTTATTCAGCAGGGGGTTGGCGCTGTTGCCAGCGTTAAACACCAGGTAGTTCTGCTCCGCAGAGGGGATGCTCAGCACGGTGACGCCCGGTTTGCCGGTGAGGGCACCCACCTGGTCAGCACCGAGATCGCGGGCGACATCGGCGTCACCCTGCTCGATCAGCAGGCGACGGGAGGCCGGATCCGGCACGTTTTTGATAATAATATTTTTCAGCTTCGGCGCGCCGCCCGGCGCACTGGCGTTGGCTTCCAGCACGATGGCCTGATGCGGCTGGTAGACGCGCATTTTATACGCGCCGCTGCCTGCAGAGTGCATCTTCAGCCAGGCGTTGCCAAAGTCATCGCCTTTGACATTGGCGGTGACCAGCTTTTCATCCACGATGGAGGCAATCGGCGTGGAGAGGATATTCAGCGCAACGGCCGGACTCACGTCTGCCGTCCAGTGCAGCTGCAGCGTGTGATCATCCACCTTTTTCAGCTGGCTGGCGATGTTGCCCGGCTCCCAGCCCAGCATGTTAAGAATAAAGGCCGGGGACTTGTTCAGGGTGATGGCGCGGGTATACGAGAAGATGACATCTTCCGCACGCAGCGGGTTGCCGGAGGCAAATTTCGCGTCCGGCTTCAGCTTGATGGTCAGGGTTTTTGCTGCCGCATCCGCCTCCCAGCTTTCGGCCAGGATCGGGGTGATTTTTTCCGGGTTATCGCGGTCAGGCTGCACCAGGCGCTGATACAGGCTGGGCACGGTCTGGATACTGGAGAGCTCGTTGGCTTCGGCCGGATCGAGGCTCACAATGTCATCCAGACCCTGAGCGACAACCAGCGTATCAGGTGGCGTAGCGGCATGGGCGGTTGCTGTCAGCGCAGCCAGCACCAGTAACGGCAGTAGTTTTTTGGTCATAACGATCCCTGAACGTCTTGTTTTTGATTGTTTTATAGACCGTTACGTTAGGGGGGCGGACAGAAATTAGGAAAGTCTTAATTCTGCTTAGCTTATTCCCGTAGCGCATAATGAATTATTTATAGTTATTAGCGGGGCCAGCGGTACCGTTATGCAGGCAATCCTGTATTGTGAAATAACAATCTATTAACAAACAAAAGGGGGAGAGCGTGCCGGAAATCAATATCTGGGGGCAGACCGTTAACGATCCTGTTCCCGGCTGGCAGGGGGCCAGCGTGTTGGAGCGTGGGGTACTGGAAGGGCGTTTTTGCCGTCTTGAACCGCTGGATGCGGTAGAGCATGCGGTGGATCTGTTCGAGGCGTACGCGCTGGGCGACGACAGCGACTGGACCTGGCTTGCCAGCAATCAACCTGCCAGCGTAGAAGCTACCGTCGACTGGTTGCAGGTCAAGGTGCAGGATGAGGGACTGGTGCCTTTTGCGGTGATCGATCGCCGCAGCGAGCGCGCCGTTGGGCTGGTCTGTTACATGGCAATTGAACAGCAGCTGGGCTCGGTGGAGATTGGTCATGTCACCTGGTCGCGGAAAATGAAAAACAGCCCGCTCGGCACTGAAGCCGTCTGGCTGCTGCTGAAGTATGGCTTTGAACGGGGCTACCGTCGACTGGAGTGGAAGTGCGATTCGATGAACATTGCTTCGCGTCGGGCCGCCGAGCGGCTGGGCTTTGTCTGGGAAGGGCGGCTGCGGCAGAAACTGGTACGTAAAGGCCGCAACCGCGACAGCGATATGTTATCCATCATTGACAGCGAATGGCCGGAGCGGGACGCGGCCATTCGCGGCTGGCTGGCTGCGGATAATTTTGATGCGGAGGGACGACAAATCAGACGCCTAGAGACGTTTCATGTGCGCCCGGAAACCGCCTGATTTCCCGGCAATCTGAACGTATTCCGAAAAGGTTATTTTACTGGTTAAATATACAGTTAAAAGGCGATTTTTTAGACGATACGGGAGTAATATAGCGGCGGGTGCCTGATGCTTTCTGAGCTCAGGCAGGCGTGGTGGGCCAGAAAGCAAAAGCCCCGGAGATGTTTCCATCAACCGGGGCTACCACTCCAAACCCAAACAATTTGGATGGTAGCCTCTTCTTAGCAAGGAGGCAATGACATGCTTAACAAGTACGCCTTTGCGGCGATCCTGGTACTGGGTTTAACTGTGCTGGGCGTCACGTTTCTGGTTCACGAGCAGTTATGCGAGCTGAGCTTTAAGGAGCGTGATGTGGAAGTGAAAGCTGTTCTCGCTTACGAAACGAAGAAGTAGCGGTACGCGGGGAGCAATCCCCGCTTATCCGGTTGTCGGTTTGGTTCGGGCACCCGTTTTTTTGCCCCGTCTGGTGATGAGCCGGACGGGGCATTTTTATTTATGGTAGCGGCATCCTAAACGTATTCTGAAAACGTCATTTTACTGGTTAAATACACAGTTTAATGGCGCTTTTTTCAGCGATACGAGAGTAATATTGCGGCGGGTGCCTGATGCTTTCTGAGCTCAGGCAGGTGTGGTGAGTCAGAAAGCAAAAGCCCCGGAGATGTTTCCATCAACCGGGGCTACCACTCCAAACCTAGACAATTTGGATGGTAGCCTCTTCTTAGCAAGGAGGCAATGACATGCTTAACAAGTACGCCTTTGCGGCGATCCTGGTCCTGAGTTTAACGGTGCTGGGCGTCACGTTTCTGGTTCACGAGCAGCTATGCGAAGTGAGCTTTAAGGAGCGCGATATGGAAGTGAAAGCTGTTCTCGCTTACGAAACGAAGAAGTAGCGGTATGCGGGGAGCAATCCCCGCTTATCCGGTTGTCGGTTTGGTACAGGCACCCGTTTTTTTGCCCCGTCTGGTGATGAGCCGGACGGGGCATTTTTACGTTCTTACTCGTTCAACGGTCTCCTGCCAGGCTTGCCAGCGGCTCTGCAACCGGGCGTGACGCGCCATGTCGGGTGTAAAAGTGACATGTTCCGGCAGATACTGGCGCAGCTGCGCGGTGGTCAGGTTAAACAGCGCCTTACGGGCCAGCAGGGCGGCCCCCATCGCGGAGAGCTCCGGCACGTCGCTGCGCATCACCGGACAGCCGAGCAGGTCCGCCTGATACTGCATCAGCCAGTCGTTTTTCGTCGGCCCGCCGTCAACCATCAATCCGTTGAGGGTAAAGCCCGGATGGACCCGCATCGCCTCAACGACGTCGGCAATCTGATAGGCGATCGATTCCAGGGCCGCGCGGATCAGGTGCGCCCGCTTCACGCCCCGGCTCAGGCCGTGGATCATGCCGCGTGCGTTTTCATCCCACCAGGGGGCGCCAAGACCGGTCAGCGCTGGAACAAAATAGACGCCGAGGGTGGAGTCCACCGAGCGGGGCAGGGTGTTCAGCTCATGGGCCAGCTCCGCCTGCGACAGCTCACTTAAGCCGGTGCTGTCCGCCATCCATGCCACCGCATCGCCGGTGTGCGGAATATTGCCCTCAAGGCCGTAGACCAGGGTGTCGCCATCATGCCACGCCACGGTGGTGGCCAGCGCGCTAACGTCGCAGCGGGCGGAGGAGACCGGTGCCATCACCGACGAACCGGTGCCGTAGGTCGCCTTCACGCAGCCTTCGGCACCCAGACCATGGGCAAAGAGCGCAGCGTGGGAGTCGCCAATCATCGCCATCACCGGCAGTCCGTCAGGGATCGACGGACAGCCGCAAGTGTAACCAAACAGTCCGCTGGAGGGCTTGATATCCGGTAGCGCCGCGCGCGGGATGCCAAACAGCGCCAGCATCTGCGGATCCCAGTCGGCGGTATGCAGGTTCATCAGCTGGGTGCGGGCGGCGTTGGCGTGGTCGCAGCTGAACGACAGGCCCTGGGTCAACTGCCACAGCAGCCAGCTGTCAACGGTGCCGAGGCAGATCTCCCCCCGGGCGGCGCGCTGCGTGCCGTCGGGGGTATTATCCAGCAGCCAGCGCATTTTAGAGGCCGAGAACAGCGGGGCGATGGGCAGGCCCGTTGCCGCCTTGATCTGCGGCCCGTAGCCATTTTCCCGTAGCTGATGGCAAAAGGACGCGGTGCGGGAACACTGCCAGCTGAGCGCCGGAGCAATGGGCTTGCCGGTTGCCCGATACCAGCCCACGACGGTTTCACGCTGATTGCTGATCGCCAGCGCGGCAACTCTCTCCGCCCCAACGGTGGCAATCGCCCGGGCCACCACCTCGAGGGAGGCCTCGACCAGCAGTTCAGCAGACTGCTCCACCCAGCCTTCGTGCGGGGTCTGGATCGCCAGCGCCCGGGAGAAGCTCGCTACCACATGACCGCTTGCGTCCAGCGCCACCGCTTTGGCGTTGGTGGTACCCTCGTCGAGGGCAATAATAATGTCCTTGCTCACCGACATTGCGGCCTCCTGCCCTTAACGATGGAGATAAGTTGAAACGCCGAGGTAACGGGTGAAGGCTTCATGCAGGATCTCCGCGCTGGCAGAGTGGTTCATCGCCACGTGATGCTCAAAACCGTTGCGGCAGATCCAGTTCAGCAGGTTCTCCAGATGCGGGACCTGGATCACCGCCCGGCAGCCCACCGTATCCAGCGGATCGTCCACCGACTGGCCCTGGCCCACGTAGGCTTTGATTTCTCCGGTCAGATCGTCGGTGCTCAGGCGGAAGTAGGTCAGCGGGCCGCTTTTCAGACGACCGTGGACCGCGCCGCAGGTGTTCTCTTTCCCGACCGTGGTACCGATGATGTCGGCGGTGCCCATGTGCGGGGATTCGAGGCTGGAGGCGGCGAAGTTACCGCAGTGGAACAGGACACATTTGTCGCGATCGTCGCCGAAGTTGTTGTTCCAGTCGGCAATGGAGGCCGGATTCATATTGCTGCTGGCCAGGGCATACATGGAGAGGGCCCCCATCACGTCCACCTCGCAGGCGCTAGGCATCAGCTGGCCGGACATCACGCTCATGATCGAGCAGACGTTAATACCGAGGTTCTCCTGCAGGGAGGTCCAGCACTGGATGGCGGTGGTGTCGATGTCGTTGGCCACCACCCACTCGCTGATCACCACAAACAGCTTGGCCATAGTCACCAGCTTGTCGGCCGGAATGCGGCTGGCGTCGGCGTTGTCGATCAGAATCCGGCGTTTTTCATCCACGCGGATATCGTCATCGCGCAGGGTTTTAATGCGGGTAAAGACTTCGGACAGATCGAGAGTTTCCACGGCAATGCCCAGTCTTTCCAGCAATTTCTCGCTGTAGCGCACGGTGTTAAAGCCCGCCGGACGGGCACCAATAGCCCCCACGCGCACTCCCCGCATGCTGCTCACCACGCGGCACACCTGCTCGAAGCGCTTCAGATCCTGTTCAAACACCTCGCCGGTGAGGGCGCAGACGTGCTGGGAGGTGAGGGTAAAGGGAATGCCGTACTGACGCAGGTTGTTGCACAGGGAGATCTTGCCGCAGAAGCTGTCGCGGCGGGTCGCCAGCCCCATTTTATCGAGGTTATCTTCCTCGGCCTGCACCAGCACCGGCACGTTCAGGCCAGAAAGACGCAGGGTTTCTGCCACCGCTTTTTCATCGCCAAAGTTCGGCAGCAGCACCACCACGCCATGAATGCGATCGCGATGGGCGCGAAACAGCTCGGCGCACACTTTGGCATCCTGACGGGTTTCGACGCCGCCGAGTTCGGTCTGGCTCGGATCGAGCATCACGGTGTTGATCCCCAGGCGGCCAAACAGGGCGATCGCCTGCTCGCGTGCTTCTGCCACCAGATAGCTCGGGAAAAACCCACGGTTGCCGATGATCACGCCCATCGTAA
Coding sequences within it:
- a CDS encoding Hok/Gef family protein, translating into MLNKYAFAAILVLSLTVLGVTFLVHEQLCEVSFKERDMEVKAVLAYETKK
- a CDS encoding FGGY family carbohydrate kinase, with product MSVSKDIIIALDEGTTNAKAVALDASGHVVASFSRALAIQTPHEGWVEQSAELLVEASLEVVARAIATVGAERVAALAISNQRETVVGWYRATGKPIAPALSWQCSRTASFCHQLRENGYGPQIKAATGLPIAPLFSASKMRWLLDNTPDGTQRAARGEICLGTVDSWLLWQLTQGLSFSCDHANAARTQLMNLHTADWDPQMLALFGIPRAALPDIKPSSGLFGYTCGCPSIPDGLPVMAMIGDSHAALFAHGLGAEGCVKATYGTGSSVMAPVSSARCDVSALATTVAWHDGDTLVYGLEGNIPHTGDAVAWMADSTGLSELSQAELAHELNTLPRSVDSTLGVYFVPALTGLGAPWWDENARGMIHGLSRGVKRAHLIRAALESIAYQIADVVEAMRVHPGFTLNGLMVDGGPTKNDWLMQYQADLLGCPVMRSDVPELSAMGAALLARKALFNLTTAQLRQYLPEHVTFTPDMARHARLQSRWQAWQETVERVRT
- a CDS encoding GNAT family N-acetyltransferase, which encodes MPEINIWGQTVNDPVPGWQGASVLERGVLEGRFCRLEPLDAVEHAVDLFEAYALGDDSDWTWLASNQPASVEATVDWLQVKVQDEGLVPFAVIDRRSERAVGLVCYMAIEQQLGSVEIGHVTWSRKMKNSPLGTEAVWLLLKYGFERGYRRLEWKCDSMNIASRRAAERLGFVWEGRLRQKLVRKGRNRDSDMLSIIDSEWPERDAAIRGWLAADNFDAEGRQIRRLETFHVRPETA
- a CDS encoding Hok/Gef family protein, with translation MLNKYAFAAILVLGLTVLGVTFLVHEQLCELSFKERDVEVKAVLAYETKK
- a CDS encoding L-fucose/L-arabinose isomerase family protein, which produces MSRIPQQLTMGVIIGNRGFFPSYLVAEAREQAIALFGRLGINTVMLDPSQTELGGVETRQDAKVCAELFRAHRDRIHGVVVLLPNFGDEKAVAETLRLSGLNVPVLVQAEEDNLDKMGLATRRDSFCGKISLCNNLRQYGIPFTLTSQHVCALTGEVFEQDLKRFEQVCRVVSSMRGVRVGAIGARPAGFNTVRYSEKLLERLGIAVETLDLSEVFTRIKTLRDDDIRVDEKRRILIDNADASRIPADKLVTMAKLFVVISEWVVANDIDTTAIQCWTSLQENLGINVCSIMSVMSGQLMPSACEVDVMGALSMYALASSNMNPASIADWNNNFGDDRDKCVLFHCGNFAASSLESPHMGTADIIGTTVGKENTCGAVHGRLKSGPLTYFRLSTDDLTGEIKAYVGQGQSVDDPLDTVGCRAVIQVPHLENLLNWICRNGFEHHVAMNHSASAEILHEAFTRYLGVSTYLHR
- a CDS encoding ABC transporter substrate-binding protein, coding for MTKKLLPLLVLAALTATAHAATPPDTLVVAQGLDDIVSLDPAEANELSSIQTVPSLYQRLVQPDRDNPEKITPILAESWEADAAAKTLTIKLKPDAKFASGNPLRAEDVIFSYTRAITLNKSPAFILNMLGWEPGNIASQLKKVDDHTLQLHWTADVSPAVALNILSTPIASIVDEKLVTANVKGDDFGNAWLKMHSAGSGAYKMRVYQPHQAIVLEANASAPGGAPKLKNIIIKNVPDPASRRLLIEQGDADVARDLGADQVGALTGKPGVTVLSIPSAEQNYLVFNAGNSANPLLNNPAFWEASRWLVDYEGITKDLLKGQYFVHQSFLPVGLPGALENNPFKFDPAKAKEILAKAGIKDAHFTLDVENKPPFITIAQSMQASFAQGGVKIELLPAAGSQVYARVRAKQHQAAIRLWIPDYFDAHSNASAFAWNDGKSSTVAGLNGWQIPELNKATLAAVAEPDPAKRLDLYKQMQEQLQQTSPYVFVDQGKTQIVVRDNVKGYQQGLNADMVWYDKVTK